DNA from Asanoa sp. WMMD1127:
GTAGGCCGGATCGTCGAGCACCTCGGCCAGGCCGCGCAGCAGCACCGGCAGTGCCCGGGCGACCGCCGCCAGGCCCTCGTCGGTCGCGTCCGCGAGGGTGCCCGCACCGTCGCCCGGCACGAGGACGGTCTGGTGGGGCACCGATGCCGCGTACGGCTGATAGATCAGCACGCCGTTGTCGGCGACCACCCGCTCACCGGCTTCCCGCTCGGCGGCGGCCAGGTCATCGATCAGCCGGCGGCCCGTGTCGGCGTAGTGGCCCCGGGCCAGCCGCCAGCGCGCCACCAGCCCCGGCGGTGCCTGGTCGAGGGCCACGAGCTGGCTGTGCGGGTGCCGCAACGAGGCGCCCGCGGCGACCCCGTAGTTGCGGAAGACCACCACCGCGGCCGGCCGCCGCTCCCGCAGGGCCCGGCACCGCTCGCGCAGCGCCGTCAGCACCTCGAGCGCCTGGTCCGGCGTGGCCAGCCGCAGGTCCCAGTCGTGGTCCGGCGACTCGACCAGCACCTCGTGATCGCCGGTGGCCGGGAACCGGGGGAGCAGGCCGGTCGCGGTGCTGCCGTCGGCACCGGCCGGGCTCACGATCGGATATTTGTTGGCGAAGCCCCGGACCCGCCACGGCCCGTCGCCGGCGGGCACCCGGAGGCGCTCCGGCGGGGTCTGGTCCTCGTGGCCGGGACAGAACGGGCAGCCGGTCGACGCCGGGCGGGCGTCGATGGGTCGCTCCGCCCGCTTAGGTGCGCTCAGCCGCCACTCACCGGTCTCCGCGTCGACCCGCGTCTGCGTGATCATGCCTATCAAACTAAGGGATCATGCAACCTGTTAGCACTCGTGTGCTAACTGGCGCTACGCTGCGGTTATGCACGGCATCGCACACCAGCCCTCGATGTTCGACCTGGTCGAGGAGCCGACCCTCGGCCCGCTCGACGGGCGCGTCCAGCGCACCACGCTCACCCGGGGCGCCTGGGTCGACCACCTGCCCGGGTGGATCGACGGCTCCGAGGTCATCCTGGAGCGGCTGCTCGAAGACGACATCGGGTGGCGGGCCGAACGCCGCGAGATGTACGAGCGCGAGGTCGACGTGCCCCGCCTGCTCCGGTGGTACGACGGCGACGAGGAGCTGCCCCATCCATTGCTCACGGAGGCCCGCGAGCGGCTGACCGCCTACTACGCCGACGAGCTTCGGGAGCGGTTCGTCACCGCCGGCATGTGCCTCTACCGCGACGGGCGCGACAGCGTCGCCTGGCACGGCGACACGACCGGCCGCTCGTCGAGCCAGGACACCCTGGTCGCGATCGTCTCGTTCGGCTCGCCCCGGCCGCTGATGCTGCGCCCCCGCGGCGGTGGCGGCGACAGCCTCAAGTTTCCGCTCGGCCACGGCGACCTGGTCGTCATGGGCGGCTCGTGCCAACGCACCTGGGAACACGCGATCCCGAAGACCGCCAAGAAGGTCGGTCCCCGGGTCAGCGTGCAGTTCCGGCCGATCGGCGTCAGTTAGCTGAAGCTGCTCTCCGTCAGCTGACCGCGCAGCTTGGTCAGCGCGCGGGCCAGCAGCCGCGAGACGTGCATCTGCGAGACGCCGATCTGGTCGGCGATCTGCGACTGCGTGAGGTTGCCGTAGAACCGCAGGGTGAGGATCTTCTGCTCGCGCTCGTCGAGCGTCGCCAGCGCCGGACCCAACGCCACCCGCAGCTCCGCCAGCTCGAAGGAGGTGTCCTCGGAGCCGAGCAGGTCGCCGAGCTCGGTCCCGCGCTCGCTGTCGCCCGTCGGGGTCGACAGCGACACCGCGTTGTAGGCCCGCGCCCCTTCGAGACCCTCGAGGACCTCTTCCTCGGTGAGCTTGAGGTGGGCGGCGATGTCGGCGACCGTCGGGGAGCGGCCGAGCGACTGGAGCAGGGAGCTGTTGGCCTCGGAGATGGCCAGGCGCAGCTCCTGCAGCCGCCGAGGCACCCGGATGTCCCAGGTGCGGTCCCGGAAGTGCCGCTTGAGCTCGCCGATGATCGTGGGAATCGCGTAGCCGGCGAAGTCGACGCCGCGCGTGGGGTCGAACTTGTCGACGGCCTTGATGAGGCCGACGGCGGCGGTCTGGAGCAGGTCGTCGGTGGGTTCGCCGCGGCCGCTGTAGCGGTGGGCGAGGTGGTTGGCCAGGGGGAGCCAGGCCTCGATGGTGCGGTCCCGCAACGCGGCCCGGGACGGATGACCCGCTGGCAGCGCAGCCAGGGCGGTGAGCAGCTCCGTCGCGGTCTCCGTCGGCAGAGCCGTGTCTGGAGTGGACTCGAAGACTGTCTGCGTCGACATGGTAGGCCTCCCAGGACGTACCCGATAGCGATCTTTGCTATGGAGCACGGGTTAACCGAACGACGCTGACTCTAAGCCGTATGACAACTAAAAGCTAGCCGAAAGTACGAGTCATCTTTTGCCTAAAAAGGACAGATGCCAATAAGAGCCGCCTAGAACTTTTGGTACATCACGTGCAGGCCGACCAAACCGTGCACGCGATGGTCGAACGCTTCGGGGATCGTCGTCATGATCGTGAAGCCAAGCTGCTGCCACAGCCGCACCGCGACCACGTTGGTCTCGACCACGGCGTTGAACTGCATCCCGACGAAACCCGCGGCGCGCGCCCACTCGACCGCATAGGTGCCGAGCGCCTTGCCGACGCCGCGTCCCTGATGCGCCGGATCGACCATGAAGCTGGCGGTGGCGATGTGCGATCCCCGCCCGGGCCGGTTGGGCCCCATCTTCGCCGAACCCAGGAGCTGACCGTCGGACTCGGCGACGACCGTCAATCCCGGCGGCGCCTCCATCCACCACGACCGCGCCGACTCCAAGGAGTGATCCGGCGGATAGGCATAGGTGGTGCCCGCATCGGTGATGGCGGCGAAGAACGGATAGATGCGCGGCCAGTCGGCCGGGGTCGCCTCGCGAATCTCCACGCCCAGAGGCTAGCAACGCACGAACTTTCATTGATCCGTAGACTTCTTGCAGACATCAGCGCTAGTCTATGACCCCCAGCGGCATCGGCGAGTCGCAGGGCCCATCCAGCCCGGCCCCAGGCCCGCAGAGGAGCGCGCCCATGCCTCGCCGTACCCCCATTGCTCTGTTCGTCGCCGTCCTGATGGCCGCGGCGACCGTCCTTGCCGCCACACCCGCCCAGGCCGCGACGTACGCGGTGCTGGTCTTCTCCAAGACGGCCGGCTTCCGACACGACTCGATCCCTGCCGGCATCACCGCCATCCAGCAGCTCGGCGCCGCCAACGACTTCTCGGTGACCGCCACCGAGGACGCGGGCGCGTTCACCGACGCCAACCTCGCGCAGTACGACGCCGTGGTCTGGCTCTCCACCACCGGCGACGTGCTCGACGGCAACCAGCAGGCGGCCTTCGAACGCTTCATCCGGGCGGGCGGCGGCTACGCCGGCGTGCA
Protein-coding regions in this window:
- a CDS encoding alpha-ketoglutarate-dependent dioxygenase AlkB; amino-acid sequence: MHGIAHQPSMFDLVEEPTLGPLDGRVQRTTLTRGAWVDHLPGWIDGSEVILERLLEDDIGWRAERREMYEREVDVPRLLRWYDGDEELPHPLLTEARERLTAYYADELRERFVTAGMCLYRDGRDSVAWHGDTTGRSSSQDTLVAIVSFGSPRPLMLRPRGGGGDSLKFPLGHGDLVVMGGSCQRTWEHAIPKTAKKVGPRVSVQFRPIGVS
- a CDS encoding SigB/SigF/SigG family RNA polymerase sigma factor, which codes for MSTQTVFESTPDTALPTETATELLTALAALPAGHPSRAALRDRTIEAWLPLANHLAHRYSGRGEPTDDLLQTAAVGLIKAVDKFDPTRGVDFAGYAIPTIIGELKRHFRDRTWDIRVPRRLQELRLAISEANSSLLQSLGRSPTVADIAAHLKLTEEEVLEGLEGARAYNAVSLSTPTGDSERGTELGDLLGSEDTSFELAELRVALGPALATLDEREQKILTLRFYGNLTQSQIADQIGVSQMHVSRLLARALTKLRGQLTESSFS
- a CDS encoding GNAT family N-acetyltransferase; the protein is MEIREATPADWPRIYPFFAAITDAGTTYAYPPDHSLESARSWWMEAPPGLTVVAESDGQLLGSAKMGPNRPGRGSHIATASFMVDPAHQGRGVGKALGTYAVEWARAAGFVGMQFNAVVETNVVAVRLWQQLGFTIMTTIPEAFDHRVHGLVGLHVMYQKF